One window from the genome of Actinomycetota bacterium encodes:
- a CDS encoding choice-of-anchor D domain-containing protein, producing the protein MAFGEQRVGTRSPTKTLIISNPGQDTLTVSAVKKVGTNAADFVVPIPAAFSLAPGATKSINVAFQPTGDGLRKATLEITSNSCTQPKLNVSLVGTGVIPNIVVQPNPIDVGTSSVGKKGKPTAVTVSNEGAAALKITTIQIIGENAPDFELSGLPPVPETLQPDESFVFAIRMTPTEEGLRLASINVLSDDPDVPTLTVSVRGSATAASPSPTASASANVSPTMSASPSSTASPLPAGTPNDSLAITLVVGGVLSAFVGLMIVRRFLRTPEDEEGF; encoded by the coding sequence GTGGCCTTCGGGGAGCAGCGCGTGGGGACTCGTTCACCGACGAAGACTCTCATCATCAGTAATCCCGGCCAGGACACCCTCACCGTGAGCGCCGTGAAGAAGGTCGGGACGAACGCAGCAGACTTCGTTGTCCCGATCCCGGCTGCGTTCTCGCTCGCTCCCGGAGCGACGAAGAGCATCAACGTCGCGTTCCAGCCGACGGGCGACGGCTTGCGTAAAGCCACGCTCGAGATCACCTCCAACTCCTGCACGCAGCCCAAGCTGAACGTGTCGTTGGTCGGCACGGGCGTGATCCCGAACATCGTGGTCCAGCCCAACCCGATCGACGTCGGGACGTCTTCGGTCGGGAAGAAGGGCAAGCCGACGGCCGTGACGGTGTCGAACGAGGGCGCGGCGGCGCTCAAGATCACGACGATCCAGATCATCGGAGAGAACGCGCCCGACTTCGAGCTGTCGGGCCTTCCTCCGGTCCCGGAGACCCTTCAGCCGGATGAGTCCTTCGTTTTCGCCATCCGCATGACGCCGACGGAGGAGGGTCTGCGACTCGCGAGCATCAACGTGCTGAGCGACGACCCGGATGTTCCGACCCTCACGGTATCCGTTCGCGGCTCGGCGACGGCCGCCAGTCCCAGTCCGACGGCCTCGGCGTCGGCGAATGTCTCCCCGACGATGTCAGCCTCGCCATCCTCGACCGCTTCGCCGCTCCCCGCCGGCACGCCGAACGACTCGCTCGCGATCACGCTCGTCGTTGGGGGCGTGCTGTCTGCGTTCGTCGGGCTGATGATCGTCCG
- a CDS encoding DUF2007 domain-containing protein, which produces MGAVGTGIVHPAPPRAATGGGGGGWAWLLTASDAVEAEIVRGLLEANGVPVALDWRDPSPFAWMHLSGNLHRPVPVYVPASMVDDARLQILEMGLGDEELSEPIEPVTPVMRERHRILWLAVLVLTVIAAAWLLFVEMFGFAPCALRLFCI; this is translated from the coding sequence ATGGGAGCCGTCGGAACCGGCATCGTCCACCCTGCTCCACCACGAGCGGCCACGGGCGGAGGCGGGGGCGGCTGGGCCTGGCTCCTAACTGCGTCGGACGCCGTCGAGGCGGAGATCGTACGGGGGCTGCTCGAGGCCAACGGCGTGCCGGTCGCGCTCGACTGGCGAGACCCCTCGCCGTTCGCGTGGATGCATCTCTCGGGCAACCTTCACCGGCCGGTGCCGGTCTACGTGCCGGCGAGCATGGTCGACGACGCCAGGTTGCAGATCCTCGAGATGGGACTCGGCGACGAGGAGCTTTCCGAGCCGATCGAGCCGGTGACCCCGGTCATGCGCGAACGGCATCGCATCCTGTGGCTGGCCGTCCTTGTGCTGACCGTCATCGCCGCCGCGTGGCTCCTCTTCGTCGAGATGTTCGGATTCGCCCCCTGCGCGCTGCGTCTCTTCTGTATCTAG